The following coding sequences are from one Saccharomyces eubayanus strain FM1318 chromosome VII, whole genome shotgun sequence window:
- the RNR4 gene encoding ribonucleotide-diphosphate reductase subunit RNR4: protein MEAHNQFLKTFEQERHDMKESEKDEILLMENRRRFVMFPIKYHEIWAAYKKMEASFWTSEEIELAKDSEDFKQLTDDQKVYIGNLLALSISSDNIVNKNLIEKFSAQLQNPEGKSFYGFQIMMENIYAEVYSMMVDAFFEDPKNIPLFKEIATLPEVKDKAAYVQRWISNEDSLYAERLVAFAAKEGIFQAGNYASMFWLTNKKIMPGLAMANKNICRDRGAYTDFSCLLFAHLRTKPNVKITERIITEAVEIEKKYYSNSLPVEKFGIDLKSIHTYIEFVADGLLLGFGNEKYYNASNPFEFMEGVATAGKTTFFEKKVSDYQKASDVSKSSAPVSKDINFDDDF from the coding sequence ATGGAAGCACACAACCAATTTTTAAAGACCTTCGAACAAGAACGTCATGACATGAAAGAATCCGAAAAGGATGAAATCCTTTTGATGGAGAACAGACGTAGATTTGTCATGTTCCCTATCAAGTACCATGAGATCTGGGCCGCCTATAAGAAGATGGAAGCCTCTTTCTGGACATCTGAAGAAATCGAACTGGCCAAGGACTCTGAAGACTTCAAGCAATTGACCGACGACCAAAAGGTCTACATCGGTAACCTGTTGGCTTTGTCTATCTCCTCTGACAACATCGTCAACAAGAACTTGATCGAGAAGTTTTCTGCTCAGTTGCAAAACCCAGAAGGTAAGAGTTTCTACGGGTTCCAGATTATGATGGAGAACATCTATGCTGAAGTCTACTCCATGATGGTGGACGCCTTTTTCGAAGACCCAAAGAACATTCCATTGTTCAAGGAAATTGCTACTTTGCCCGAAGTGAAGGACAAGGCCGCCTACGTTCAAAGATGGATTTCCAACGAAGATAGCTTGTACGCTGAAAGACTTGTGGCTTTCGCTGCCAAGGAAGGTATCTTCCAGGCTGGTAACTACGCCTCCATGTTCTGGTTAaccaacaagaagattATGCCAGGTTTGGCTATGGCCAACAAGAATATCTGTAGAGACAGAGGTGCTTACACCGACTTCTCGTGCTTGTTATTCGCTCATTTGAGAACCAAGCCAAACGTCAAGATCACCGAAAGAATCATCACCGAAGCCGTCGAAATCGAAAAGAAGTACTACTCTAACTCTTTGCCCGTCGAAAAATTCGGTATTGACTTGAAGAGCATTCACACCTACATAGAATTTGTTGCTGATGGTCTATTACTCGGTTTCGGTAACGAAAAATACTACAACGCCTCCAACCCATTCGAATTCATGGAAGGTGTCGCTACCGCTGGTAAGACCaccttctttgaaaagaaggttTCCGACTATCAAAAGGCTAGTGATGTGTCTAAGTCTTCTGCCCCCGTATCCAAGGATATCAACTTTGATGATGACTTCTAA
- the TIM13 gene encoding protein translocase subunit TIM13, protein MGLSSIFGGGAPSQQKDAASSAKTSSNPIAIELKNQIAQELAVANATELVNKISENCFEKCLTSPYTSRNDPCIDQCLAKYMRSWNVISKAYISRIQNASASGEI, encoded by the coding sequence ATGGGTCTATCTTCTATCTTCGGTGGCGGAGCACCATCTCAACAAAAGGACGCAGCTTCAAGTGCTAAGACTTCATCAAACCCAATAGCCATTGAACTAAAGAACCAGATCGCTCAAGAGCTGGCTGTGGCCAATGCCACTGAACTGGTGAACAAAATCTCTGAAAActgctttgaaaaatgtttaaCCTCTCCATACACTTCTAGAAATGACCCATGCATTGACCAGTGCTTAGCCAAATATATGAGAAGTTGGAACGTCATATCGAAAGCTTATATTTCTAGAATTCAAAACGCCTCTGCTTCTGGTGAAATCTAG
- the QCR9 gene encoding ubiquinol--cytochrome-c reductase subunit 9, translating into MNQLQSFSSIYKTFFKRNAVFVGTIFAGAFVFQTVFDSAITSWYDNHNKGKLWKDVKARIAAGNGDDDDEDDD; encoded by the coding sequence ATGAATCAACTGCAGTCCTTTTCATCCATTTacaaaacttttttcaaacgaAACGCAGTTTTTGTTGGTACTATCTTTGCTGGTGcctttgttttccaaacaGTATTTGATTCCGCGATCACTTCATGGTACGACAATCACAATAAGGGGAAGTTATGGAAGGACGTAAAGGCTCGAATAGCCGCAGGCAATggtgacgatgatgatgaagatgatgactGA